In one Ignavibacteriota bacterium genomic region, the following are encoded:
- a CDS encoding MFS transporter → MKLKTIPIFLTFLVMGVADAMGPMASAVEKNYELSAVVATLLTFFVFIAFAVFSVPGGVLAARVGKKNLLLLGLGLNIVAMAIPTFIDPGFTLLVICIFLLGIGTTFLQVAGNPIMYDVSDEGKYSRNLALAQGIKGLGSSGSAYLVGLVLILPIFATMGWRGVFPVFLLFMIIAFVSVASLKVNETKADIPPSIGSSLKLLKEPVFALAVIGIFLYVGAEVCMARFLKPSLESFGFSADNAALWGPTIFFGTITFGRLVAGSININARTFFRISAALGLLGVILIITGQEYLTIAGIVIGGLGFANIWPMLFSITIEEKPERSSELSGLMVMAISGGAIVPLIMGNIVDNGLLTLAYIVPAICFGYLLVLSLKGKKKTASV, encoded by the coding sequence ATGAAACTTAAAACAATCCCGATATTTTTAACTTTTCTTGTAATGGGTGTTGCAGACGCAATGGGACCAATGGCAAGCGCGGTTGAAAAAAATTATGAATTAAGCGCAGTTGTCGCTACGCTGTTAACTTTTTTTGTTTTTATTGCTTTTGCTGTTTTTAGTGTACCGGGCGGAGTATTAGCCGCGCGCGTTGGAAAAAAGAATTTACTTCTGCTGGGTTTAGGATTGAATATAGTTGCAATGGCAATCCCTACATTTATCGATCCCGGATTCACTCTTCTTGTAATTTGTATTTTCTTGCTTGGAATAGGAACAACATTTCTTCAAGTTGCCGGTAATCCTATAATGTATGATGTAAGTGACGAAGGAAAATACAGCAGAAACCTTGCTTTAGCTCAAGGGATTAAAGGACTCGGATCCTCAGGTTCAGCATATTTGGTTGGGTTGGTTTTAATTCTTCCAATTTTTGCAACAATGGGCTGGCGAGGTGTTTTCCCGGTATTTCTGTTATTTATGATAATCGCGTTTGTATCTGTTGCTTCTTTAAAAGTAAATGAAACAAAAGCCGACATTCCGCCAAGTATTGGTTCTTCTTTAAAACTTCTTAAAGAACCGGTTTTTGCTTTAGCCGTTATTGGAATTTTTCTTTATGTTGGAGCTGAAGTTTGTATGGCACGTTTCTTAAAACCATCATTGGAAAGTTTTGGATTTTCCGCGGATAACGCCGCGTTATGGGGACCGACAATATTCTTTGGAACAATAACTTTCGGAAGATTAGTAGCCGGAAGTATTAATATCAACGCAAGAACATTCTTTAGAATATCAGCAGCACTTGGATTGCTTGGCGTGATTTTAATAATTACAGGACAAGAATATTTAACAATTGCAGGTATAGTTATTGGAGGATTAGGTTTCGCAAATATTTGGCCAATGCTTTTTTCAATTACAATTGAAGAAAAACCTGAACGTTCAAGTGAGTTATCAGGTTTAATGGTAATGGCAATCAGCGGCGGCGCGATTGTACCTTTAATAATGGGAAATATTGTGGATAATGGTCTTTTGACTTTAGCTTACATTGTTCCCGCAATTTGTTTCGGATATTTATTAGTGCTATCTCTGAAGGGAAAGAAAAAAACGGCAAGTGTTTAA
- a CDS encoding ROK family protein: MNFENDKRIVMTLDAGGTNLVFTAIQGNKQIIDEIKYPSQPKDLEKMLSTLVDGFNEVKSKLPAEPVAISFAFPGPADYPNGIIGDLPNLPAFRGGVALGPFLENKFNIPVFINNDGDLYAYGEAIFGFLPEINQKLKDAGSPKQYRNLFGLTLGTGFGSGIVRDGELFVGDNSGAGEIWLMRNKLAPHLNIEEHGSIRGVKRVYANLTGISFDETPEPKVLFEIANGEKEGNKDAAITAFKTMAEAVGDSISNAITLIDGLIVIGGGLSGASDLFMPHLVDEMNSNFKKDDGTLFRRLTQKVYNLESNTELENFLKGSTKELPIIGTDKTIKYDPETRIGVGISKIGTSLAISLGAYAFAINQLNK; the protein is encoded by the coding sequence ATGAATTTCGAAAATGATAAAAGAATTGTAATGACTCTTGATGCGGGCGGTACCAATTTAGTATTTACCGCTATTCAAGGAAATAAACAAATTATAGATGAAATAAAATACCCGTCGCAGCCAAAGGATTTGGAAAAGATGTTATCTACTTTGGTTGATGGTTTTAACGAAGTAAAATCAAAATTGCCCGCTGAACCTGTAGCCATTAGTTTTGCTTTTCCAGGTCCCGCGGATTATCCAAACGGCATTATTGGCGATTTACCGAATTTACCCGCATTTAGAGGAGGCGTTGCGTTAGGTCCGTTCTTAGAAAATAAATTTAATATTCCCGTATTCATAAATAACGATGGCGATCTGTATGCTTACGGGGAAGCCATTTTTGGTTTTCTACCGGAAATCAATCAAAAATTAAAAGATGCCGGAAGTCCCAAACAATACAGAAATTTATTTGGTTTAACGCTTGGAACCGGTTTTGGATCGGGCATAGTAAGAGATGGTGAATTATTTGTTGGAGATAATTCCGGCGCTGGTGAAATTTGGCTTATGAGAAATAAATTAGCTCCGCATTTAAATATTGAAGAGCACGGAAGTATTAGAGGAGTAAAAAGAGTTTACGCAAATCTAACCGGTATTTCATTTGATGAAACTCCGGAACCCAAAGTTTTATTTGAAATCGCAAATGGCGAAAAAGAAGGCAATAAAGACGCGGCAATTACCGCATTTAAAACTATGGCTGAAGCCGTTGGCGATTCTATTTCAAACGCGATTACGCTTATCGATGGGTTAATTGTTATCGGAGGCGGATTGTCGGGTGCGTCCGACCTATTTATGCCGCACTTAGTTGATGAAATGAATTCAAATTTTAAAAAGGACGATGGTACTTTATTTAGAAGATTAACACAAAAAGTTTATAATTTGGAATCAAACACCGAATTGGAAAATTTCTTAAAAGGTTCTACAAAAGAATTACCGATTATTGGAACTGATAAAACAATTAAATATGATCCGGAAACGAGAATAGGCGTTGGAATTTCAAAAATAGGAACAAGCTTGGCAATTTCTTTGGGTGCGTACGCATTCGCAATTAATCAATTAAACAAATAG
- a CDS encoding glycoside hydrolase family 130 protein → MLRHKNNPVVKNSDIPNIEPHLIDATSVFNPGAIKFNDKYLLMLRVQNRGRRTFFVMAESEDGVKFNVENKIVVFEGLAELNLKLYHMYDPRITKIEDEYYIMFAMDIENYCSLGLAKTNDFKNFKFLGVVSEKNVRNGVLFPEKINNEYYRFERPNTAQIEGGPLTGNSIVVAKSKDMISWQRLAIVAEGNKFYWDEMVGSSTPPIKTRKGWLHTYHGIAMHYAPIYQMGVMLHDLNNPAIVISRGTQNILEPRELCELAGQVPNVVFPTGIIVEEFDEEGFAKGDSEVKIYYGAADTSVCLVTTTVDELIQHCFR, encoded by the coding sequence ATGTTAAGGCATAAAAATAATCCGGTAGTTAAAAATTCAGATATTCCAAATATTGAACCACATTTAATTGACGCAACATCTGTTTTTAATCCGGGCGCAATAAAATTTAATGACAAATATCTTTTAATGCTTAGAGTTCAAAATAGAGGACGCAGAACATTTTTTGTCATGGCGGAAAGCGAAGATGGTGTTAAATTTAATGTGGAAAATAAGATTGTTGTATTTGAAGGATTGGCGGAATTAAACTTGAAACTTTATCATATGTATGATCCGCGAATTACAAAAATAGAAGATGAATACTATATTATGTTCGCTATGGATATTGAAAATTACTGCAGCCTCGGTTTGGCAAAAACAAACGACTTTAAGAATTTTAAATTCCTTGGCGTTGTATCTGAGAAAAATGTTAGAAACGGCGTTTTATTTCCTGAAAAAATCAATAATGAATATTACAGATTCGAAAGACCGAATACCGCGCAAATTGAAGGCGGACCATTAACAGGAAATTCTATTGTTGTTGCTAAATCTAAAGATATGATTAGTTGGCAAAGATTGGCAATTGTTGCCGAAGGAAATAAATTTTATTGGGATGAAATGGTTGGCAGCAGCACACCTCCAATAAAAACAAGAAAAGGATGGCTGCATACTTACCACGGAATTGCAATGCATTATGCGCCAATCTATCAAATGGGTGTTATGCTGCATGATTTAAATAATCCGGCAATAGTAATTTCAAGGGGAACTCAGAATATATTAGAGCCGCGCGAATTGTGTGAATTAGCGGGACAAGTACCGAATGTTGTTTTTCCTACTGGAATAATTGTTGAAGAATTTGACGAAGAAGGATTCGCCAAAGGAGATTCTGAAGTTAAAATTTATTACGGTGCCGCTGATACTTCGGTTTGCCTGGTAACAACAACAGTTGATGAGCTGATTCAACATTGTTTTAGATAA
- a CDS encoding alpha-mannosidase: protein MRKYILFSFFCLIAYTINADDKVKLIKQFNFAVNSKNNLEGFSKSLNENNFQYHSLRIDVTEGMLTRCTDGNMEIEWETQKISENNKAGYWFTWIAAVEMTNERHKFDVFVNDKKQFEFISGNEENRVFKNNNGTKLEFTSIEFDQHGDAHGYMSIFIPGNMVKVNEPVKLKIVGEAEKSNSWIIIYKADDVITYLQNLVKYENWLNVEVSYKDAKSNLKFISAITNKDKQLNLKIGDNEYKLKLNSNGDYTEGNLSIPNNDISNLRFIVSDENEELIDLSDLKSERKYQKLQQKSLLLNELKIENGAAKIFCQRIYKPQTVNNLLKLSQSKLSDGFISLMNSSHQDIAWMDSPEKCIIERDTMLLTPLYEKAIAANSNYRFDIEDALMLKEFIQRHPDKKEGIRQLLKDGKISCGSSFIQPYEEMYSGESLVRQFYLGKKWLKEVFDYDAKVYWNVDVPGRVLQMPQILKKSGTDYMVISRFEKGIYNWYSPDGSYVTMFSPGHYGDAFMPLHKNVYDAANYLAETGIYWEKYFNEKSNTTSIPLLSDWDMSPAIDYSNVINNWESINEIEKDGNKISLNLPKFKIQTANEFFEGFTKNSRNIPKIMGERPQVWLYIHGPSHYEALKASREADILLPVAEKFAAINSLINNSFENYPSRILLNAWESKIYPDHGWGGKEGQQTDDLFHSKFIFAKSEAKNIIENELNSISTKINTDEEKGKPVIVFNSLNWERSDPVGFYFYPQNENTYSIILTDANNKNVQVQLSDISTNKNGSIKSAKVNFIAENVPSIGYKTFYLSESNNKISDEKFKPFESEQYNIVLSDKGIKSIYDKELKKELLDTSKFFGGEIFTLQSEGNGAGEFSDIQQPTLEGFDKTSNYKLNWEVIENGPVFSKFKFRQKIKNAVVEQNVTLYKKIKKIDIDIALLNWEGVLYREYRMAIPLNMENEQISYETAFGVVNVGKDEIEGYAGERYTTVCKNIHPRGIENWISANSLDFGMTLSSCVAVADYIDPINMSSKDLVLQPILLASRKSCHGEGNEYLQTGDHHYKFSLNSHVAGWQNGFRNGKGANENLMVVVYPNKSVTADLPEELSFFSSKNDNVIISTIKKSEDDRSIVLRAYDIFGTNSDIELHGFKDIQSANTANLIEENIKELKFSKNTLPISLGKNSIETIKLKFDMN from the coding sequence ATGAGAAAATATATATTATTTTCATTTTTTTGTCTAATTGCCTACACAATTAATGCTGATGATAAAGTCAAATTGATAAAGCAATTTAATTTTGCCGTAAATTCGAAAAACAACTTGGAAGGATTTTCAAAAAGTTTAAATGAAAATAATTTTCAATATCACAGTTTGAGAATTGACGTTACCGAAGGAATGCTTACAAGATGTACAGACGGCAATATGGAGATAGAATGGGAAACTCAAAAAATTAGTGAGAATAACAAAGCCGGATATTGGTTTACCTGGATAGCCGCTGTTGAAATGACAAATGAAAGACATAAATTTGATGTGTTTGTAAATGATAAAAAACAATTTGAATTTATTAGCGGTAATGAAGAAAACAGAGTATTTAAAAATAATAACGGAACAAAGTTAGAATTCACTTCAATTGAATTTGACCAGCACGGAGACGCGCACGGTTATATGTCAATTTTTATTCCAGGCAACATGGTAAAAGTAAACGAGCCGGTTAAGTTGAAAATTGTAGGTGAAGCGGAAAAAAGTAATTCTTGGATAATTATTTACAAAGCTGACGACGTAATTACTTATTTGCAGAATTTAGTTAAATACGAAAATTGGCTGAATGTGGAAGTTAGTTATAAAGACGCAAAATCAAATTTAAAATTCATCTCCGCAATTACAAACAAAGATAAACAGTTAAACCTTAAGATTGGTGACAATGAATACAAACTAAAATTAAATTCTAACGGCGATTATACGGAAGGTAATTTGTCAATTCCAAACAATGATATAAGCAACTTAAGATTTATTGTTTCGGATGAAAATGAAGAATTGATTGATCTTTCCGATCTTAAAAGTGAAAGAAAATATCAAAAACTACAACAGAAATCACTTTTATTAAATGAACTGAAAATTGAAAATGGCGCGGCAAAAATATTTTGTCAGAGAATTTATAAACCTCAGACAGTTAATAACCTTTTAAAATTATCACAATCAAAATTAAGTGACGGATTTATTTCATTAATGAATTCGAGTCATCAGGATATTGCTTGGATGGACAGTCCGGAAAAATGTATAATTGAAAGAGATACAATGCTTCTTACTCCGCTGTATGAAAAAGCAATCGCGGCAAATTCAAATTACAGATTTGACATTGAAGACGCGCTTATGCTAAAAGAATTCATTCAAAGGCATCCTGATAAAAAAGAAGGTATTAGGCAATTATTAAAAGACGGAAAAATTTCATGCGGTTCAAGTTTTATTCAGCCTTATGAAGAAATGTATTCCGGTGAATCTTTGGTTCGCCAATTTTATTTGGGAAAAAAATGGCTGAAGGAAGTATTTGATTATGATGCAAAAGTATATTGGAATGTGGATGTTCCGGGAAGAGTTTTACAAATGCCGCAGATATTAAAAAAATCCGGAACGGATTACATGGTAATTAGCCGATTTGAAAAAGGTATTTATAATTGGTACAGTCCGGATGGTTCATACGTAACCATGTTTTCTCCGGGACATTACGGAGACGCTTTTATGCCTTTGCATAAAAATGTTTACGACGCGGCAAATTATCTCGCTGAAACCGGAATATATTGGGAAAAATATTTTAATGAAAAATCAAATACTACTTCAATCCCTTTATTATCCGATTGGGATATGAGTCCGGCAATAGATTATTCTAATGTAATAAATAATTGGGAAAGCATAAATGAAATTGAAAAAGATGGAAACAAAATTTCGTTAAATCTGCCCAAATTTAAAATTCAAACGGCAAATGAGTTTTTTGAAGGATTTACAAAAAATTCGCGGAATATTCCAAAAATTATGGGCGAACGTCCGCAAGTATGGCTTTATATTCACGGACCTTCACATTATGAAGCTTTAAAGGCAAGCAGAGAAGCCGATATTCTTTTACCCGTCGCTGAGAAATTTGCGGCAATAAATTCCTTAATCAATAATAGTTTTGAAAATTATCCGTCAAGAATATTATTAAACGCGTGGGAATCAAAAATTTATCCCGATCATGGCTGGGGCGGAAAAGAAGGTCAGCAGACCGATGATCTATTTCACAGCAAATTTATTTTTGCAAAAAGCGAGGCAAAAAATATTATTGAAAATGAGTTGAATTCGATTTCAACTAAAATTAATACTGATGAAGAAAAAGGAAAACCCGTAATTGTTTTTAACAGTTTAAATTGGGAAAGATCGGATCCGGTTGGATTTTATTTCTATCCGCAAAATGAAAATACTTATTCAATTATTCTAACCGATGCAAATAATAAAAATGTTCAAGTTCAACTTTCAGATATATCGACAAATAAAAATGGCAGCATTAAATCGGCAAAAGTTAATTTCATTGCGGAAAATGTGCCATCTATCGGATATAAAACATTTTATTTAAGTGAGAGTAATAATAAGATAAGCGATGAAAAGTTTAAACCGTTTGAAAGCGAACAATACAATATTGTTTTAAGTGATAAGGGAATAAAAAGTATTTATGATAAAGAGCTGAAAAAAGAATTGCTCGATACTTCAAAGTTTTTTGGTGGAGAAATTTTCACTTTGCAGTCTGAAGGAAATGGAGCCGGTGAATTTTCCGATATTCAGCAGCCTACTTTGGAAGGTTTTGATAAAACTAGTAATTATAAATTAAATTGGGAAGTTATTGAGAACGGACCGGTTTTCAGCAAATTTAAATTCAGACAGAAAATTAAAAATGCCGTTGTTGAACAAAATGTTACTTTATATAAAAAAATCAAAAAGATCGATATTGACATTGCTCTTTTAAATTGGGAAGGTGTTCTTTACCGTGAGTATAGAATGGCAATTCCGCTTAATATGGAAAATGAACAAATAAGTTATGAGACCGCGTTTGGAGTTGTTAATGTTGGTAAAGATGAAATTGAAGGATACGCGGGAGAAAGATACACCACAGTTTGTAAGAATATTCATCCGAGAGGAATTGAGAATTGGATTAGCGCGAATTCACTTGATTTTGGTATGACTTTAAGTTCGTGTGTTGCCGTTGCAGATTACATCGATCCTATCAACATGAGCTCAAAAGATTTAGTTCTTCAGCCGATTTTATTGGCGTCAAGAAAAAGCTGTCACGGTGAAGGAAATGAATATTTACAAACGGGCGATCATCATTATAAATTTTCGTTGAATTCGCATGTTGCTGGCTGGCAAAACGGATTTAGAAACGGTAAAGGCGCTAATGAAAATTTAATGGTTGTTGTATACCCAAATAAATCTGTTACCGCTGATTTACCCGAAGAACTAAGTTTCTTTTCATCTAAAAATGATAATGTTATTATTAGCACAATTAAAAAATCCGAAGATGATAGATCAATTGTTTTAAGAGCTTACGATATTTTCGGAACGAATTCCGATATTGAGCTTCACGGATTTAAAGATATTCAATCGGCAAACACCGCAAATTTAATTGAAGAAAATATTAAGGAATTAAAATTTTCAAAAAATACTCTCCCAATAAGTTTGGGTAAAAATTCAATTGAAACAATAAAGTTAAAATTTGATATGAATTGA
- a CDS encoding glycoside hydrolase family 3 C-terminal domain-containing protein, with the protein MRKLFFLLFVVYSNLLFSQKLPYKNPKLPVEERVNDLLSRMTLEEKFWQLFMIPGDLSDENENYKNGIFGFQVSTKAKSAKITEQILDYGNSGTPESVAEKINEIQKYFVENTRLGIPIIPFDEALHGLVRDGATAFPQAIGLAATWNTDLMSEVANAIALEVKTRGIRQILSPVINIARDVRWGRVEETYGEDPFLTSQMGIAFIKQFEDNGIITTPKHFTANVGDGGRDSYPIHFNERLMEEIYFPAFIESIQKANAKSLMISYNSYDGTPCSANDWLLNKKLKDDWGFDGFVISDAGAIGGANVLHFTSHDYAESTMKTIEGGLDVIFQTSYAHYPLFYEAFEKGMIKESTINKAVARVLKAKFNMGLFENPYVDAKKANEFNGSNAHRDLAYKSAQESVVLLKNENNILPLKKDLKKIAVIGTDAIEGRLGGYSGPGNNIVNILNGIKDKLKDNTEVIYSKGCSREDIKYVTIPKENLVCEFNGEKQNGLTGKYYRSSNFSGDPIFVKNDSQIDFRWTLFSPDPEKIDYDCYSVSWEGKVIGPKNGKINIGLEGNDGYRLYINDSLLIDNWVQRSYGNLLEEFNFAKDKEYKIKVEFYTTAGNTRIKLVWDNGISNEWKDEINEAVKKAKNCNAAIIVAGIDEGEFRDRAYLNLPGHQEMLINKISELGIPTVVVLVGGSAITMNNWINNISGIIDVWYPGEAGGNAVADVLFGDYNPAGRLPITFPIHESQLPLYYNHKPTGRGDDYINLTGQPLFPFGFGLSYTRFEYSDFKIEKKNISQSEETKLKFTLKNSGKTDGDEVVQLYIKDLFASVARPVIELKGFKRIHLKAGESKEVEFTITPDLLSMLDKDLKKIVEPGDFRIMIGSSSKDIRLREIINVN; encoded by the coding sequence ATGCGAAAATTATTTTTTTTGTTATTCGTAGTTTATTCAAATTTGTTATTCAGTCAAAAATTACCTTACAAGAATCCAAAGTTACCTGTAGAGGAAAGAGTAAATGATCTGCTTTCAAGAATGACGCTGGAAGAAAAATTTTGGCAGTTATTTATGATACCGGGTGATCTAAGCGATGAAAATGAAAATTACAAAAATGGGATATTCGGATTTCAAGTATCGACAAAAGCAAAATCTGCAAAGATAACCGAACAGATTTTAGATTACGGTAATTCCGGTACACCCGAGTCGGTCGCGGAAAAAATAAACGAAATCCAAAAATACTTTGTAGAAAATACAAGATTGGGAATTCCAATCATACCATTTGATGAAGCGCTTCACGGTTTGGTGAGAGACGGTGCAACAGCATTTCCTCAAGCTATTGGATTGGCGGCGACATGGAATACCGATTTAATGAGTGAAGTGGCAAACGCGATTGCTTTAGAAGTTAAGACTCGCGGCATAAGACAAATATTATCTCCGGTAATAAATATTGCAAGAGACGTAAGATGGGGAAGAGTTGAAGAAACATACGGTGAGGATCCATTTTTAACTTCACAAATGGGTATCGCGTTTATCAAACAATTTGAAGATAATGGCATCATTACAACGCCAAAGCATTTTACCGCGAATGTGGGAGACGGCGGAAGAGATAGTTATCCGATTCATTTTAATGAAAGATTAATGGAAGAAATTTATTTTCCGGCATTTATAGAATCGATTCAAAAAGCAAATGCCAAATCTTTGATGATTTCCTACAATTCATATGACGGAACTCCGTGTTCGGCAAATGACTGGCTGCTGAATAAAAAGCTGAAAGATGATTGGGGATTTGACGGATTTGTAATTTCTGATGCTGGCGCAATTGGAGGAGCAAATGTTCTACATTTCACTTCTCATGATTATGCGGAATCAACAATGAAAACAATAGAAGGCGGATTAGATGTGATATTTCAAACTTCTTATGCGCACTATCCATTATTTTATGAAGCTTTTGAAAAAGGAATGATAAAAGAATCAACTATAAATAAAGCCGTTGCAAGGGTATTAAAGGCAAAGTTCAATATGGGATTGTTTGAAAATCCGTATGTTGACGCTAAGAAAGCAAACGAATTTAATGGAAGTAATGCGCATCGGGATCTGGCTTATAAATCCGCTCAGGAATCAGTTGTATTACTAAAAAATGAAAATAATATTTTACCGTTAAAAAAAGATTTAAAGAAGATTGCCGTAATTGGAACAGACGCAATAGAAGGAAGGCTTGGCGGTTACAGTGGTCCGGGAAACAATATTGTAAATATTTTAAATGGAATTAAAGATAAACTAAAGGACAATACCGAAGTTATTTATTCTAAAGGCTGCTCAAGAGAAGATATAAAGTATGTAACAATTCCAAAAGAAAATTTAGTTTGCGAATTTAACGGCGAAAAACAAAATGGTTTAACGGGGAAATATTATCGGAGCTCCAATTTTTCCGGCGATCCTATTTTTGTAAAGAACGACAGCCAAATAGATTTTAGATGGACATTATTTTCCCCTGATCCGGAGAAAATTGACTATGATTGTTATTCCGTTTCTTGGGAAGGAAAAGTAATTGGACCTAAGAACGGTAAAATTAATATCGGGTTGGAAGGCAATGACGGTTACAGACTTTATATTAACGATAGTTTGCTTATTGATAATTGGGTGCAAAGATCATACGGTAATCTATTAGAAGAATTTAATTTTGCTAAAGATAAAGAATATAAAATTAAAGTTGAGTTTTATACTACAGCAGGGAACACAAGAATAAAATTAGTTTGGGATAATGGAATAAGTAATGAATGGAAAGATGAAATTAACGAGGCAGTAAAAAAAGCAAAAAATTGTAACGCGGCAATTATTGTTGCGGGAATTGATGAAGGCGAATTTCGCGACCGGGCTTACTTAAATCTTCCCGGTCATCAAGAAATGCTTATCAATAAAATATCAGAACTTGGAATTCCAACGGTTGTTGTTTTGGTTGGAGGAAGTGCTATTACAATGAACAACTGGATAAATAATATCAGCGGAATTATTGATGTTTGGTATCCTGGTGAAGCCGGCGGAAATGCGGTGGCGGATGTATTGTTTGGTGATTATAATCCTGCGGGAAGATTACCGATAACTTTCCCGATTCATGAATCACAACTGCCGCTCTATTATAATCACAAGCCGACCGGAAGAGGAGATGATTATATAAATCTTACGGGTCAGCCGTTATTTCCATTTGGATTTGGTTTGAGCTATACACGGTTTGAATACAGCGACTTTAAAATTGAGAAAAAAAATATTTCGCAAAGTGAAGAAACAAAACTTAAATTCACATTGAAAAATTCAGGCAAGACAGACGGCGATGAAGTTGTTCAGTTATATATAAAAGATCTGTTTGCTTCAGTCGCGCGACCGGTAATTGAATTAAAAGGTTTCAAACGAATTCATTTAAAAGCAGGTGAATCAAAAGAAGTTGAGTTTACAATTACCCCAGATTTATTGTCTATGTTGGATAAAGATCTTAAAAAAATTGTTGAGCCCGGCGATTTTCGAATTATGATTGGCTCTTCATCAAAAGATATAAGATTACGAGAAATTATTAATGTAAATTAA